AACCAAGAGGGCATAGTATTGATATGAAAGCTTGGAGAAATGgatgcaaaaagaacaaaatgtGTTCCCTCAACTTAATTTTATCTCATATTTCCACACAAAAGTTGCTTATTGGAACTATGAAATCTTGATGTTCTTAAGGAGTGAATTCAATTATAATAGTTTTCttgcaaaatatcaaaaatccGTCAGAAGTATTGATAACATTGTTGTACATAGCATGGTATCTAGTAAAATCTTAGGGGTTTTTAGTAATCCTATGAGACACAAGCCTATGGTGTTTCACATAAAATTGACCACAGTTGGCTCTGTAACACTAAAGACATCACTTCAATCAACTGCATTAAAAAATGCCTTGTCACCAAATCTTAAAGGGGTCATTTAATACATTACACTCAACTGTATTAAAGGAAAGCTTTGATTAGAACTCACACGAACTGTTCCATCCAAAAGGCatttcaaaaaatgtgattgcaaAAGATTTTGACACAAGGGCTCTTAAACCTGGAACTACACTCTAGAGCTTATAAAATGAAGAACATAACTAACTTCTGAGCAAGTACCATACTCATTGAAAGCTCCTACCATTACTTTCTTTGAATAGATGCTCCTGTAGGTAAAAGCTATGTTGGAAATCATTGCACTGATGAAACCAGTCTAGTTGAAAGATAGTTCAGTTAATGATGCCATTGATACACCTAAAATAAAAGTTACAGATTGCATCAATGGTCAGTTGATAAACATAAAACCCAACCCCATACTGCATTCAGATTTAAATGGTGAGTTGGCATTGTCAAGTTTGAGAAATTGGCTACACATGCACATCCATAGATGCACACACATGTAGTTTTTGACAAGATTACTAGCATGTTTGAGTAATATATCCTACGTATTAGCTTTATGGAATAGTCAAAGTCTAAAGAGTTACCAAAAACAACAGGGGCCAACAAGAACCACAGGGACAAGGGAATTTGATAGCCTAAAACAAACTGAGAAGTAGAAGCATTGAAGAATGGTTCCAGAGCTGCAGAAAAAACAATGAGACTAGTTAGGAACTAAAAACTATCATAAACTTGATTGTCGCTCAACTTTACCAAACGCATTGAGGTATCATTGATCAAAGAGGCATGCACACAACATATACATCAAATAAATTTAACAGATTTAAAAGAAAGTACAAATTTTACtaacaaactaaaaataaaaggcaatgCAAAAATTGTCAATAGTTGTATCTACTTGCAGTTCATTTTCCTGAACTTATGCAGGAATACGTTTCATGATACCACATGAATATAATGATAGATCACACACCAATGAATATCAACAAAATCAACTCACACCATCACCATCATCTAGCCCAAGCAGTGTTGGGGGTGAAGGCCAATAACAAAATACGCAGGAAAATTATCTACCCctctttgtgcaaattaaatagttaatCTAGCACCAAAAATATCAACTCACCCAAGAAtaatacagaaaaataaatctagcAACCACCACAAGCAAGACACAAAAATTTGTAAGTAGAAAACCCTCCGATGTGAAGGGAAAAATCACGGGACCTAGTCCAGTTAAAACTttcactatcaacaataatgggcttacaaatgtcttctctagaacaatatctagaagttatcaccacatcaagaatacacacattcttagactaaaacataaattcattacttcaaaaattgattataacaaaaacaaagaaatgtcTCACTGAGTGGGGATGAACAACTAAAAAACTGGAGAGGAAGTCCAACAATCGACACCAGTCAATACGTAGCCCTCGTCGTCAGGAACAACATActgaaatttcatcaagatcaGACCATAAATGACCAATCTCTGACGGAAATGGCTATGTGAAAAACactatttttctctcttccctcaCTGTTTGCTCGAGCCCTTTTTCAAAACTGAACTTCTTCCCTCTTTGTGTCTCAAGCTGAAAAATCAActtgcattttctttctttatttatttttttttttcttccttggaCGCAGGTCACGCATTGTGCATGACCAGTTCCTTGCCAACGGAAACAGAGGTGCAGCCTCTATTTCTTTTGGCTCAAGGGTTGGTCCCCCACATAGGAGGGACCACCTAACAAATCTCACCCTCCCGACTAGGTGGGGGGCTCCACCAAGCCCGCTTTCCTTCTGCAAGTTTCAAGCTTTTGTATAGGCAACATTTTTGTCATCATAGTTGAACCATTTTCATCAGTATGGATTTTCTCAATGTGCAACAATTTCTCATCTAATGCATCAAGAATCCAATGATAcctaatatcaatatttttggaTCTTGAGTGGAAAGTTGAATTCTTACTGAGATGGATGGCACTCCAACTATCACAGTAAAGCAAATATCTCTCTTACTGTAGACCCAGTTCTTGTAAGAACTTTTTCATCCATAACAATTCTTTGGCAGCTTCTATGATAGCAATATACTCTGCCTCTGTAGTAGACAAAGCAACACATTTCTGCAATCTAGATTGTCATAACACTACTCCCCCTGAATAAGTAATCAGGTACCCTGAAGTAGACTTTCTGGAGTCAATATCACTGGCCATATCTGCATTTGTGAACCCATCAAGCACCTGCTTGCCATTACCGAAGCACAAACATACCCTCGAAGTACCTCTGAGATACCTGAGAATCCATTTCACAGCTGCCCAGTGTTCTTTGCCGGGAATAGAAATGAACCGACTGACAACTCCAACAGAATGAGCAATATTAGGCCTCGCGCACACCATGGCATACATCAAGCTACCCACAGCTGAAGCATAAGGtactttcttcatttcttcattttctttctcacttgTAGGACTCTGCTTTGAACTTAGCTTCAAATGACCTGCAAGTGGAAAGCTCACCTGTTTTGCCTTGCTTATGTTGAACCTGTCCAATACCTTCTCAATATAACTCTCTTGTGATAGCCACAATCTTGCATTTTTCCTGTCACGAGAGATCTTCATACCAAGAATCTGTCTTGCAGGTCCCTAGTCCTTCATAGCAAAGGACTTACTCAACTCTTCCTTCAATCTGTCAATTTTGCTAGTGTCACGACCAAGTATCAACATGTCGTCCACGTATaacaagagaataataaattctccaTCTGAGAACTTCTTCACAAATACACAGTGATCAGAAGTAGTTCTGGCATACCCGTGCTCAACCGTGAAGGAATCGAATTTCTTGTACCACTGCCTCGATGCCTGCTTGAGTCCGTACAAGCTCTTTTTCAACTGACACACTAGATGTTCCTTGTCTATAGTTGTAAACCCTTCTGGTTGCTCCATATGTATTTCCTCCTCCAAGTCACCATGAAGGAAAGCAGCCTTTACATCAAGCTGTTCAATCTCCAAATTCATATtggcagccaaacctagaacAACTCTGATAGAAGACATCTTCATCACAggtgaaaaaatttcttcaaagtcaATACCCTTCTTCTGACTAAACCCCTTCACAACCAACCGTGCCTTGTACCTTGGTTGTGATCTGTTTGGTTCAATCTTGCATCTGAACATCCATTTATACTTGAGTACTCTCTTGCCCTTAGACAGTTCTACCAAATCATATGTGTGGTTCTTATGCAAGGATTTCATCTATTTTTCCATGGCTTTTTGCCACTAATTTTCTTGGTCATGCAGCATAACCTCTTAATAACTTTTTGGCTCTCTCCTATAAGAAAATAACACATACTCATCAACTGAATCTCAGTAGATGGCTCTGAGGAAGCTTGCACTAGGTGCTCTTCTGACTCCACACTATCAACTGCTGGCTCACCATTTCTACCGACTGTGTCAACATGTTCTTCTTGTACATCTCTCTTATGTTCATCATGTGTCACACAAGGAGGAACAATTGGATCCAAATCAACACGTTCTTCACAGAAAGACTCCAGCTTTTTAGTCTGTTCCATGTCTTCAATGGTTTGatcttcaaagaaaacaacatctcTGCTGCGTATGATTTTCTTAGAAACTGGATCTCAAAGTCTGTAACCAAACTCCTAATGTCCATAACCCAGGAAGATACAATGTTTAGCCTTGCTATTAAGGAACATGAACAAATGCCCTGTAGCCAAACACTCTCAAGTGCTCAAATGAAACATCTTTCCCTGTTCACACCCTTTGAGGAAAGTCACAATTCAAAGGAATTGACGGAGAAAGATTGATCAAGTCAATTGCGGTCTTCATTGCCTCACCCCAAAAGGATTTAGGCAATTTTGCATGAGAAAGCACACACTTGATTCTTTCACAAATAGTTATGTTCATTCTCTCTGCTACGCCATTATGCTGCTGAGTCTTGGGCACAGTTTTCTCAAGCCTGATGCCATGGCTTCTGCAGTACTCTTCAAACGGACCTCTGTATTCACCACCATTATCTGCTCGAACACATTTCAGCTGTCTCCCAGTTTCTCTTTCAACCTTCATGTGAAAAAATTTGAACACATCCAGCACCTGATCTTTagttttcaaagcaaaaacccACACTTTTCTAGAGTGATCATCAATAAAGGTCACATAATAAAGTGCACCACCAAGAGTTTTAGTGTTCATAGTGCAGACATTAGTGTGAACTAAATCAAAAATATTAGTCTTTCTTGATGGAAGGGATTTATGGAATGAaactcttctttgttttctaacAAGACAGGGCATTAGTGACATACCTTTGATATTAGGCAGGAGTTGCTTCTTGGCAAGAATTTGAACTCTCTTCTCACTCATGTGACCAAGCCTCTTGTGCCATAACTCAGTGGAGGTTTCATTCTCAACAACATTTACATCTCCCTTGACTAATCTTGCTTCAGTCTTGTAGAGAGTGTTAATCTTCTTTCCCCTGGCTAAAATAAGAGAACCCTTGCAAAGTTTCCATTTTCCACCTCCAAGGTAATTATGGTAGCCTTCATCATCAAGCTTCCCAATGAAAATCAAGCTGAAGCGCGTCTCATGAGCATATCTGACATTTTTTAGAAGTAATTTGCACCTAATGCTGGTTTCTAACTGTGTATCTCCCATACCCAGAATTTCACATTTTGCTTCGTTTCCCATTCTAACCTGACCAAAATTGCCACAAATGtaggaagagaagaaatctCTATGTGGCATAATATGAAAGGAGGTTGCTGTATCAACTACCCACATAGACTCATGAGATGCAAGATTAACataagcatctttacaaactaTAATCCACCAATTGCTATTGATTCTTCATTATTTGTGTCTTCAACATGGACAACATTACCCCCAACACATTCATCTTCCTGGTATGCATCATCTCTAATACCTTGgtcatcttcttctttatctCCCTCTTGTATTGTTGGAATGTCGTATATGTTTCTATTGATCATCATTTGCACCACTTTCCAATTACTATCAAGTTTGGGATCATCCAAGTAAAACACTTGCACAGCTTGACATGCTAAGATGAAAGGGTCGGATTCATAACATTTACGACCCGTATTCACACTCGTGAAGCCTTGGTCCGTTCGTATTCCTGATGAATTTCTAATGCTCCACCAATCACACTCAAATAAATACACGGTATTTGGGCCAGGGTAACGCAACTCTAAAATTCTCTTCAACTCACCGTAGTACTCAATCGTCGACGTGCCATTCTCCCTTTTACTGCAACACCACAGTTCTGGGTAGTATGAGTCTGTGCACATTCTTTCGTTTGGTACCTAACCCCATTCACAATGCAACCTCTATACCATCTAACCTGCTGATCAGGCCTACATGCAAGATGATATAATTGTTTTGAGACATTCTCTGCATTACGCCTACAATTGTATAAATGCTTATGAAACCGACGTTCAAAGTTTGCCTCATGCTTTTTTTCAATGTCAGGGCCGCCTTCTTTCGATCATATGATAATGttcactacataaaaaaaaaaaaaaaaaaaaaaaaaaaaaaaaaaaaaaatgtattggtAATCATCCACACTATGAATTGGACATaacataaaggtaaaaaaaGAAGGTCAAAACTAAACTTACTTCATGTATGAAGCCATATCATTATAGTTGCTAAGTACATACCATCGTGCCTTAGCAAACTCATTATGATCTAGTATTACAGTTGATGCTGCTCCAAATGGCTGAACTCGTTGAGAGAACACATCCAAGCGTTGTTTTGTTGCTTCCACCCCACTATCAACATTTCTCTCTTCATGGTTCCATCTTGTCTCAATTCCCCTAAAATACATGGAGCAAAAGTTTGAGCACTCATCAACTACATAACCCTCTACAATGCACCCCTCTGGACGCGCTCTATTCCTCACATACTTCTTGTATTTTCCGAGTGTCCTTTTGATTGAATACATCCAACAAAATTGTACTGGACCAGCAAGCTCAGCCTCCTGAGGTAAATGAATTGCTAGATGGATCATAACATAAAGAATGATAGCGGAAATATCTTTTCCAACTTGCATAGAACCATAATGATGTcttctttcatttgttttaaCACATCTAGTTTCAATGTTCGTGCGCACAACTGGTTAAAAAAAGTACTCAACTCTGTCAAAGTTGTCTGTATTTCTTGTGTTAAAAATTTTCGGATTGTAACAAGAAGTAAGCGTTGTAAGAAGACATGACAATCATGACTTTTCATACCTGAAATTTTACCAGGCACCTTGTTCACACACCGACCGATGTTAGATGCATACCCAAAGGAAACTTAACACCTTTGAGCCATTCACATAAACTTTTTCTCTCGTCTCTTGTCAAGGTGTACTTCACAATCGGCATAAAAAAAGTTGCACCTTTTTTCTGCAAGTGCAATTCTTTATGTATACCCATAACCATCAAGTCTTTTCGTGTATTGGCTGTGTCCTTGGTCTTCCCATCAATATTCATTAGCGTACCTAAGACactatcacaaatatttttctcaatatGCATGACATCTAAATTATGTCGAAGTTTCAATTTTGACCAATAGGGCAACCCAAAAAAAACACTCTTCTTTCTCCAATTCAACGTAATATCTGAGTTAGTTTCTTGTTCAAACTGTACTCCTATAAAATCCAGGACTTGTTGCAACAGCTGATCTCCGGATAGTTCTTCAGGTTTTAATCTATGCTCCTCAGTACCGTCGAACAGTTCTTTTCTTATGCGCCATGCATGCCCCTGAGGAAGCCATCGACGATGACCCATGCAACACATCTTATGCCCATGCTTCAATCTCCTAAAATCTGTATCCTTGTTACAGATTGGACACGCAAGCTTTTCCTTGGTAGACCACCCAAATAAGTTTGCATAAGTTAGAAAATCATTTATAGTCCATAGTAATGCCGCACGCAATTGAAATGTCTCTTTCGTCAACGCATCGTACGTGCTTACACCTTCATTCCACAATTCTTTCAAATCATCAACCAACGGCTGCAAATACACTTCAATTTTGTTTCCAAGTACCGTGGGCCCAAGGATAAGTAGGGACAACAGCAAATTTGGAGACTTCATACACTTCCATGGAGGTAAATTGTATACCGTTAATATTACTGGTCATATGCTATATGTTGTACTCACATTACCAAATGGGTTGAAACCATCACTTGTTAAACCAAGTCGCACATTACGGGAATCACTAACAAACCGGtaatattttttatcaaaatcttTCCACACAATAGAATCTGCTGGGTGTCTCAAAGTGTTGCCGTCATCTTTTCGTTTATCTTTGTGCCACCGCATTTCTTCGGCTATCTCTTTCATCATAAAAAACCGTTGTAGCTGTGGTTTTATTACGAGGTACCGTAAGACTTTTTgaggtattttattttttctgcctTTGACACTATGCCATCTAGAAGTTTTGCATTTTAGGCATTCCACTTTATCTGCATATTCCTTCCAAAAAAGCAACCATTCATTCTTACAAGCATTTATATTTTCGTAATCAAAGCCCAAGCCTCGCCTTAATCGCATTGCTTCTCTGTATGAACATGGCAATGTCTCTCCATCTGGGAGGGCCTTCTTTATCAAGCCAATCATCATATCGAACGCCTTGTTACTTATATTGCAGATCGTCTTGATATGAAACATCTTTAGTACGAAAGCAATTTTTGTGAACTTCTTACAGCTTAGATAGAGATCACTAAGCCCATCTTCCAACAATCGATAAAAGGAGTTGATCTCTTCATGAGTGCCGGTCGTGGGACCTTGTGAAGTAGAGGATTCTCCTATGTTAGCATCTAGAAATGTCCAATTCAAACATCGCCAATCAATTCTTCAACCGCATCAACCTCCTCTATTGTTTCACTTGTATCAGTGTGCATGTTTGCATAAGTATTTACCCTAACCTGATCTTCTTCACCATGAAAAATCCATTGAGTGTATGTCGGATTAAATTCGTATATAAACAAGTGACCTTTCATCATGTTAATATGACGATAACATCAATCGCACAATCTTTGCATGGACACAATATCATACCACGTACATCCACACATTTAACTGCCATTCTCATGAATTCTTGAACACTTTCTTGAAATCGCGTTGAACAGCGAGTAGTATCCAGCATCCAACTCCTATCCACCTCAACATTCCTATAAAAGGTAACTTTGTTCCTACCTTTATGGCCAAGTACAAGGAAGGACAATAAGAAACAGATACATaacaaggaaaacaaaaactacACATGTGCTTGATATGTCTTACGAATCGCAAGAGACAATGCAAGACATGGTATGATGTGGTTTAATAGCTATCATTATGCATGCAACAAGAAAACATTCTTGCTTTTCAACACTTCTCATTTGACTATGACTGTTACTTAGCATTTAgggttttttcattttttttttccatatatttattatagGAACAACTGAACTCAAGGGCTGTTGCCTTTGATGGCTATTTTGGCACTCAACAAATCGTGCAGAGAATGGTAAGATTATTCTTATTAATACATACATATTATGATGGAGTTCCACTTGGGAACCATAGATAAGTATTTCCAACAATATAGCTTTTTTTAACTATCTTTGCTTCTCATAGGGACAATTAAACTCAATAGTTCCAAGTCGTGATGAATATTACAGCAACCAACATAACATGCAAGGGCTGGTAATCGATTTTTCGGATATTGTTTTGTTATGTCTATATAAAAGCAATGCCTAAATTGTgctcttttttgttgttgtaggAACAACTGAACTCAATTGCACCAATCCATGATGCCCATTACCCAACTCAACAAAGGTTGCGTGGGATGGTATGCATTCTATCATGTTAGTTGTAATTTTGTTGGCTGATCAAGGAAGtcatcaaaaaatgaaaataaagaggATAGTTTTTCTGGGGATCCTTGGATTA
The Alnus glutinosa chromosome 14, dhAlnGlut1.1, whole genome shotgun sequence genome window above contains:
- the LOC133856781 gene encoding uncharacterized protein LOC133856781 is translated as MKSPNLLLSLLILGPTVLGNKIEVYLQPLVDDLKELWNEGVSTYDALTKETFQLRAALLWTINDFLTYANLFGWSTKEKLACPICNKDTDFRRLKHGHKMCCMGHRRWLPQGHAWRIRKELFDGTEEHRLKPEELSGDQLLQQVLDFIGVQFEQETNSDITLNWRKKSVFFGLPYWSKLKLRHNLDVMHIEKNICDSVLGTLMNIDGKTKDTANTRKDLMVMGIHKELHLQKKGATFFMPIVKYTLTRDERKSLCEWLKGVKFPLAIHLPQEAELAGPVQFCWMYSIKRTLGKYKKGIETRWNHEERNVDSGVEATKQRLDVFSQRVQPFGAASTVILDHNEFAKARWYVLSNYNDMASYMKRNAENVSKQLYHLACRPDQQVRCKRENGTSTIEYYGELKRILELRYPGPNTVYLFECDWWSIRNSSGIRTDQGFTSVNTGRKCYESDPFILACQAVQVFYLDDPKLDSNWKVVQMMINRNIYDIPTIQEGDKEEDDQGIRDDAYQEDECVGGNVVHVEDTNNEESIAIGGL